In a genomic window of Punica granatum isolate Tunisia-2019 chromosome 6, ASM765513v2, whole genome shotgun sequence:
- the LOC116209997 gene encoding indole-3-acetic acid-amido synthetase GH3.17-like, with the protein MLPSYDPQDTEAGLKLLEDLTANAHLIQDQLLSEILTRSARTEYLGRFLGGQVDKELFKRRVPVVNYEDIKPYIERIANGEPSDIISAKPITELLTSSGTSGGQPKMMPSTAEDLDRKTFFYNLLVPVMNKHVDGLDQGKGMYLWFIKPEISTPGGLMARPVLTSYYKSSNFLNRPYNRFNVVTSPDETILCPDSKQSMYSQLLCGLVQRYEVLRVGAVFASAFLRAIKFLEAHWEEMCLNIKTGQVSEWITDLRCRDAVGLVLGGSNPESASSIEKECGGKSWEGIIKRLWPRTKYIEVIVTGSMAQYIPLLEFYSGGLPLISVMYASSECYFGINLQPLSKPSDVSYTLLPNMAYFEFLPVENNHEEISSEVQCNGTVSNRNDVHKADVMDTVDLVDVKLRHYYELVVTTFTGLYRYRVGDILMVTGFHNRAPQFRFVQRQNVVLSIDTDKTSEEDLLNAVTKAKQHLEPLGLLLTEYTSYPDSSSIPGHYVLFWELEAKGNIDFPELDLGIMEQCCSTVEESLDSVYRRCRRKDKSIGPLEIRVVKEGTFDVLMDFCVSQGSSVNQYKTPRCIKWEAALKILNSRVLQSFFSQSVPSWEPFKMGTK; encoded by the exons ATGTTGCCAAGCTACGATCCCCAAGACACAGAAGCCGGTCTCAAGCTCCTGGAGGACCTCACGGCGAACGCACATCTAATCCAGGACCAGCTCCTGAGTGAAATTCTCACCCGGAGTGCCAGGACTGAATATCTTGGGAGGTTTCTGGGAGGCCAGGTTGACAAGGAGCTGTTCAAGCGGAGGGTTCCCGTGGTGAACTACGAGGATATCAAGCCTTACATTGAGAGGATCGCCAATGGGGAGCCCTCCGATATTATCTCGGCAAAGCCTATCACCGAGCTTCTCACGAG CTCGGGAACTTCTGGAGGGCAGCCGAAGATGATGCCCTCGACCGCAGAAGACTTGGACCGGAAGACATTCTTCTACAACCTCCTAGTGCCCGTGATGAACAA GCACGTTGATGGGCTTGACCAAGGGAAGGGGATGTATCTTTGGTTCATCAAGCCTGAGATCAGCACCCCTGGCGGACTAATGGCAAGGCCGGTCCTGACAAGCTACTACAAGAGCAGCAACTTCCTGAACAGGCCTTACAACCGGTTCAACGTGGTCACGAGCCCTGATGAGACGATCCTCTGCCCCGACAGCAAGCAAAGCATGTACTCCCAGTTGCTGTGCGGCCTAGTCCAGCGGTACGAGGTCTTACGTGTTGGAGCTGTCTTTGCGTCGGCGTTCCTGAGGGCCATCAAGTTCCTAGAGGCCCATTGGGAAGAGATGTGCTTGAACATTAAAACAGGCCAAGTCAGTGAATGGATCACCGACCTGCGCTGCCGAGATGCCGTGGGCTTGGTGCTTGGTGGGTCCAACCCTGAATCGGCGAGCTCAATTGAGAAAGAGTGTGGTGGAAAGTCCTGGGAAGGGATAATCAAAAGGCTGTGGCCTAGGACTAAGTACATTGAGGTCATAGTTACCGGGTCCATGGCCCAGTACATTCCTTTGCTCGAGTTTTACAGTGGTGGGCTCCCTTTGATCTCGGTCATGTATGCTTCCTCGGAATGCTACTTCGGGATCAATCTCCAGCCCCTTAGCAAGCCTTCTGATGTCTCCTACACCCTTCTTCCGAACATGGCATACTTTGAGTTCCTTCCGGTTGAGAATAATCATGAAGAAATCTCCTCCGAGGTTCAGTGCAATGGTACAGTTTCCAACCGTAATGATGTCCATAAGGCAGATGTAATGGACACAGTTGATCTCGTGGATGTAAAGCTCAGGCACTACTATGAGCTCGTCGTCACGACTTTTACCG GCTTGTACAGGTATCGGGTTGGGGATATCCTCATGGTGACAGGCTTCCATAACAGGGCCCCGCAGTTCCGCTTCGTGCAGAGGCAGAATGTGGTGCTGAGCATCGACACTGACAAGACAAGTGAAGAAGACCTCCTGAACGCAGTAACAAAGGCCAAGCAGCACCTAGAGCCACTTGGGCTCCTCCTCACGGAGTACACAAGCTACCCGGACAGCTCCTCAATCCCGGGCCACTACGTTCTATTCTGGGAACTCGAGGCCAAGGGAAACATAGACTTCCCGGAGCTTGATCTGGGCATCATGGAGCAGTGCTGCTCGACTGTTGAGGAGTCGCTGGACTCCGTCTACCGGAGGTGCCGGAGGAAGGACAAGTCGATCGGGCCACTGGAGATCCGGGTCGTGAAGGAAGGGACGTTCGACGTGCTGATGGACTTCTGCGTCTCACAGGGATCCTCCGTGAACCAATACAAGACTCCAAGGTGCATCAAATGGGAGGCCGCCCTGAAGATCCTGAACTCGAGGGTCTTGCAGAGCTTCTTCAGCCAAAGTGTTCCGTCGTGGGAGCCCTTTAAGATGGGAACAAAGTGA